A genomic stretch from Petrimonas mucosa includes:
- a CDS encoding Fic family protein, with protein sequence MQYNTEDSVKYHYGAFPPKEIDYSLFISELLSATDVLARYDQMLKNMHNNEILLAPMRNREALLSSRIEGTISTMDEIMQYEADDDGTASVQAKSDVIEIVLYQRALKNAQQVLDSRYQFNVNFIKQLHQQMLYAGRGASKSPGEFKTSQNFLADKTRRNVEYVPISPEHLQEGLDKLMHFISDSSLPSLVKTAIIHLEFEALHPFQDGNGQIGRMLITLHLWMEKMLSQPYFYISDYFDQNKELYIKAMRNVSKTGDWNEWIRFFLEAVKAQAISNLDISEEIYNLYEEMKSEFVKLLASKWNTEILDFIFTNPVFRNNKFIRNTGIPTATAGNIIKRLLDAGYLVQKEEPSGRRAALYSFEPLMRLVRV encoded by the coding sequence ATGCAATACAATACAGAAGATTCCGTCAAATATCATTATGGAGCATTTCCGCCGAAGGAGATTGATTACTCCCTCTTTATCAGTGAACTGTTAAGTGCCACCGATGTACTGGCACGTTACGACCAGATGCTGAAAAATATGCATAACAATGAGATTCTACTGGCTCCGATGCGTAACAGAGAAGCTCTGCTCTCCTCGCGAATCGAAGGGACCATCAGCACAATGGATGAGATCATGCAGTATGAGGCAGATGATGACGGAACCGCTTCGGTACAGGCAAAATCGGATGTGATTGAGATAGTCCTTTATCAACGTGCATTGAAGAACGCGCAACAGGTTCTGGATTCCAGGTACCAATTCAATGTGAACTTTATCAAACAACTCCACCAGCAAATGCTTTATGCCGGTAGGGGTGCCAGCAAATCGCCTGGGGAATTCAAAACATCGCAGAATTTCCTTGCTGATAAAACACGTAGGAACGTTGAATATGTTCCCATCAGTCCCGAACATTTGCAGGAAGGATTGGATAAACTGATGCACTTTATATCGGACAGCTCACTCCCGTCCCTAGTGAAAACGGCCATCATCCATCTCGAGTTTGAAGCCCTGCATCCGTTTCAGGATGGAAACGGACAGATAGGAAGGATGTTGATCACGTTGCATCTGTGGATGGAAAAGATGTTGTCGCAACCCTACTTTTACATCAGTGATTATTTTGATCAGAACAAAGAACTTTATATTAAAGCCATGAGAAACGTATCCAAGACAGGAGACTGGAACGAGTGGATCCGTTTTTTTCTGGAAGCAGTAAAAGCTCAGGCAATATCCAACCTGGATATCTCGGAAGAGATATACAACCTCTATGAGGAGATGAAGTCGGAGTTTGTCAAACTGCTGGCTTCAAAATGGAACACGGAGATTTTGGATTTTATTTTCACCAATCCGGTTTTCCGTAACAATAAATTCATCAGGAATACAGGAATTCCCACTGCTACAGCAGGTAACATCATCAAAAGATTACTGGATGCAGGATACCTGGTTCAGAAAGAAGAACCGTCTGGCAGAAGGGCAGCCCTTTATTCATTCGAACCCCTGATGCGTCTGGTAAGGGTGTAA
- a CDS encoding transposase, with the protein MDRTSILNQYRGICSDVLGELTTKLNKSFKSFLMETLILYLVIPGRINFLQLGRYGKSCEQRFRQNFSKDFDWLEFNLSLSDRVLTGDRKAIAIDPSYISKSGKNTPWIGYFWSGAAGQAKRGLEILGVGLIDVDNKDCISLQAVQTPDRQTLESRDANLIDWYLLVIKSMREKLHRASRHVVADAYFAKNNFVTGLQEMKFDLVSRFRDDAALYYPTLQKPTGKKGRPKLYDGKIDMANLDTTRVQKINIDNGDLYTLIAYSKSFKQMVRLVIWYSKDGKNPKLFFSTNPEMSGKDVIEFYRTRFQIEFCFRDAKGFTGLMQSQARDVAKLSFNFNASLTSVNLAKVLARERGIPFSMASCKTMIHNAYLLERFICVSGIKPNRRLNDKLVKELIEFAASAA; encoded by the coding sequence ATGGATAGAACCAGCATACTTAACCAATATAGAGGTATCTGTAGTGATGTTCTTGGTGAACTAACTACGAAGTTAAACAAAAGTTTCAAATCATTCCTTATGGAGACGCTTATTTTGTATCTGGTCATTCCCGGCAGGATTAATTTCCTACAATTGGGGAGATATGGCAAGTCGTGTGAACAGCGATTTCGCCAGAACTTCTCGAAGGATTTTGATTGGCTGGAGTTTAACTTGTCTTTGTCTGATAGGGTATTAACCGGAGATCGCAAGGCAATTGCCATTGATCCCAGTTATATATCCAAATCAGGAAAGAATACCCCTTGGATTGGTTACTTCTGGTCGGGTGCAGCCGGTCAGGCGAAAAGAGGATTGGAAATCCTGGGAGTGGGCCTTATAGACGTCGACAACAAGGATTGCATCAGTCTACAGGCCGTTCAGACTCCGGACCGTCAAACCCTGGAGAGTCGTGATGCCAACCTGATTGACTGGTACCTGCTGGTCATTAAATCGATGCGGGAGAAACTCCATCGGGCAAGCCGTCACGTGGTTGCCGATGCCTACTTCGCAAAGAACAACTTCGTTACGGGTCTGCAAGAGATGAAGTTTGATCTGGTCAGCCGCTTCAGGGATGACGCCGCACTTTATTATCCAACACTGCAGAAACCGACAGGCAAGAAAGGCAGGCCTAAACTCTACGACGGAAAGATTGACATGGCCAACCTGGATACAACCAGAGTGCAAAAGATCAATATTGATAACGGTGATCTCTACACCTTGATAGCCTATTCCAAATCATTTAAACAGATGGTCAGGCTTGTCATCTGGTATTCCAAGGATGGGAAAAATCCCAAACTGTTCTTCTCTACCAATCCTGAGATGAGTGGAAAAGATGTTATAGAATTTTACCGCACCCGTTTTCAGATCGAGTTTTGCTTCAGGGATGCCAAAGGCTTCACAGGACTGATGCAATCGCAGGCAAGGGACGTAGCAAAGCTATCGTTCAACTTTAATGCATCTCTTACCTCGGTCAACCTGGCAAAGGTGCTGGCAAGGGAAAGAGGTATTCCTTTTTCGATGGCATCATGTAAAACGATGATACACAATGCCTACTTGCTTGAACGATTTATTTGCGTGTCCGGCATTAAACCGAACAGAAGATTAAATGATAAACTTGTCAAGGAACTCATTGAGTTTGCAGCAAGTGCTGCTTGA
- a CDS encoding site-specific DNA-methyltransferase — MEKLTQETVNFTEKNIDKIAALFPSAITETKDADGKLKRAVNFDQLKQLLSDEVVDGDECYEFTWVGKKQSIIEGNRPIRKTLRPCKEESKNWDTTENLYIEGDNLDVLKLLQNSYLNKVKMIYIDPPYNTGNDFIYRDNFKVSKEDYEEELGLFDEEENRLFKNTETNGRYHSDWCSMMYPRLQLARNLLTDDGVIFISIDDNEVHNLRKICDEVFGEENMIASIIWQKKTGSSDANLIATITEYLLVFAKNISNSVFNQNEEAHDEKRYKFRDEFFEERGPYYYDNLDRGTLGYHESLDYEISTSDGKSTFPNGRIYKFNDGWRWKWSKDKVEWGLKNGFIEIQASTSKKSGWSVYYKIYLNVDNEGKPIKRSSPYKNII, encoded by the coding sequence ATGGAAAAATTAACACAGGAAACAGTGAACTTCACGGAGAAAAATATCGACAAGATAGCCGCTCTTTTCCCGAGTGCCATTACCGAAACCAAAGATGCCGACGGCAAACTGAAACGAGCCGTGAACTTCGACCAATTAAAGCAGCTGTTATCCGATGAGGTGGTCGATGGGGATGAATGCTACGAATTCACCTGGGTGGGGAAGAAGCAATCCATCATTGAAGGAAACCGTCCCATTCGTAAGACACTTCGACCTTGTAAAGAGGAGAGCAAGAACTGGGACACTACCGAGAATCTCTATATTGAAGGCGACAACCTCGATGTGCTAAAGCTCCTCCAAAACTCCTACCTGAACAAGGTGAAGATGATCTACATCGATCCCCCCTACAATACCGGGAACGATTTTATATACCGCGACAATTTCAAGGTCTCGAAGGAGGATTACGAGGAAGAGTTGGGTCTGTTCGATGAGGAAGAAAACCGGCTGTTTAAAAATACTGAAACCAACGGCCGCTATCATTCCGATTGGTGCAGCATGATGTACCCACGTCTGCAATTAGCCCGCAACCTGTTGACAGATGATGGGGTAATTTTTATATCGATTGATGACAATGAAGTACACAATCTTCGAAAGATATGTGATGAAGTGTTTGGGGAGGAGAATATGATTGCATCAATAATTTGGCAAAAAAAAACAGGTTCATCTGATGCTAATCTTATTGCAACTATAACAGAATATTTATTAGTATTTGCTAAAAACATAAGCAATTCAGTTTTCAATCAGAATGAAGAGGCTCACGATGAAAAAAGATACAAATTCAGAGATGAATTTTTTGAAGAAAGAGGTCCATACTATTATGATAATTTAGATAGAGGTACTCTCGGATATCATGAAAGTCTTGATTATGAAATATCAACTTCTGATGGTAAATCTACTTTTCCAAATGGAAGAATTTATAAATTCAATGATGGTTGGAGATGGAAATGGAGTAAAGATAAAGTAGAATGGGGTTTGAAAAATGGATTTATTGAGATCCAAGCTTCAACTTCAAAAAAAAGTGGTTGGAGTGTATATTATAAAATATATTTAAACGTAGATAACGAAGGTAAACCTATCAAAAGGAGTTCACCATACAAAAATATTATCTAG
- a CDS encoding type III restriction-modification system endonuclease, with the protein MKLKFKHQKFQEEAAKAVCDVFAGQPYLSEINYLIDRGDSKGQGEIYDFTGFKNHKIVPQLTDEMILENIRKIQRMHQIPPSSALEGRYNLTIEMETGTGKTYTYIKTMYELNKRYGWSKFIIVVPSIAIREGVYKSFQITQEHFTEDYGKKIRFFIYNSSQLTEIDRFASDNSLNVMIINAQAFNARGKDARRIYMKLDSFRSRRPIDVIAKTNPILIIDEPQSVEGKQTKENLKGFNPLFTLRYSATHKKDSLYNLIYRLDAMEAYNKKLVKKIAVKGIAQTGTTATEGYLYLEGINLFKEKSPTANLGFEVKQSAGVKAVVRKVEIGHNLYDRSGLLEQYRDGFTVTNIDGRDNSITFQNGIKLFAGDVKGAVNEQQLRRIQIRETILSHIERERMLYFRGIKVLSLFFIDEVAKYKQYDASGNAFNGSYADMFEEEYDDVVNSLQLKIGEDAYISYLQSITADKTHAGYFSIDKRKNQFVDGKVERSTRESVDTDAYDLIMKDKERLLSFSEPVRFIFSHSALREGWDNPNVFQICTLKQSDAETRKRQEVGRGLRLCVNQEGERMDTNFLGSEVHHINQLTVIASESYDRFAKALQTEIAEVIADRPQKVSPALFKDKVLSDKQGNPYPVSEEAALVLYESLAGYGYVKAGTLTDKYYEDKENGSFQLPEEVEASKESVMHILDSVYNPKMLAPENARDNNVELRFDEQKFNREEFKKLWANINTKTAYVVDFETEELVRKAIQRLNNHLHVSRIFFTVTSGALEKIESKESLEVGEGFKQQSSKHIDVHSAVNGNVKYDLVGKVVAETGLTRNTVVKILTGIEKPVFDQFVLNPEEFILKCSNLINEEKATVIIQHIAYNKLNDSFGTEIFTEPTLKGKLGVNAIAANKHLYDYVIFDSPSVEKPFAEQLDISSEVSVYVKLPKGFYISTPVGKYNPDWAIAFNEGAVKHVYFVAETKGDISTMELREVESAKISCARKHFQAISSDKVKFDVVENYKQLMSLVK; encoded by the coding sequence ATGAAACTGAAATTTAAACACCAGAAGTTCCAGGAGGAGGCTGCCAAGGCGGTATGCGATGTGTTTGCCGGGCAGCCCTATTTGTCGGAAATCAATTACCTGATCGACAGGGGAGATTCTAAAGGGCAGGGCGAGATATACGATTTTACCGGATTCAAGAACCATAAGATCGTTCCGCAACTGACGGACGAGATGATTCTGGAGAACATCCGGAAGATTCAACGGATGCACCAGATCCCGCCATCGTCGGCGCTGGAAGGACGATACAACCTGACCATCGAGATGGAGACGGGTACGGGAAAGACCTATACCTACATCAAGACGATGTACGAGCTTAACAAGCGGTATGGCTGGAGCAAGTTCATCATCGTGGTGCCAAGCATTGCCATCCGCGAGGGGGTATATAAGTCGTTCCAGATCACGCAGGAACACTTCACCGAGGACTACGGAAAAAAGATCCGGTTCTTTATCTATAACTCGTCCCAACTGACCGAGATCGACCGTTTTGCCAGCGACAACTCGCTCAACGTGATGATCATCAATGCCCAGGCGTTCAACGCCCGGGGAAAGGATGCCAGGCGTATCTACATGAAACTGGATAGCTTCCGCAGCCGCAGGCCGATTGATGTGATTGCCAAAACCAATCCCATCCTGATCATCGACGAACCGCAATCGGTGGAGGGAAAACAGACCAAAGAGAACCTGAAGGGTTTCAACCCGTTGTTCACATTGCGTTATTCGGCCACCCACAAGAAGGATAGCCTCTATAACCTGATCTATCGGCTGGATGCCATGGAGGCCTACAACAAGAAGCTGGTGAAGAAGATCGCGGTGAAAGGGATTGCCCAGACCGGTACTACCGCGACGGAAGGATATCTCTACCTGGAGGGGATCAATCTCTTCAAGGAGAAGAGTCCCACCGCAAACCTGGGATTCGAGGTGAAGCAGTCCGCCGGGGTGAAAGCAGTAGTCCGGAAAGTCGAGATCGGACACAACCTGTACGACCGGTCGGGATTACTTGAACAGTACCGGGATGGATTCACCGTGACAAATATCGACGGACGGGACAACTCCATCACATTTCAGAATGGTATCAAGCTATTTGCCGGCGATGTGAAAGGGGCGGTGAACGAGCAGCAGCTTCGCCGGATCCAGATCCGGGAGACCATCCTGTCGCATATCGAACGTGAACGAATGCTTTACTTCAGGGGTATTAAGGTGCTGAGCCTCTTTTTTATCGACGAAGTGGCCAAATACAAGCAGTACGATGCTTCCGGCAATGCGTTTAACGGTTCCTATGCGGATATGTTCGAGGAGGAGTACGACGATGTGGTGAACAGCCTGCAACTGAAAATTGGCGAAGATGCCTATATCAGTTACCTGCAATCGATCACGGCAGACAAAACACATGCGGGATATTTCTCCATCGACAAAAGGAAGAATCAGTTCGTGGACGGAAAAGTGGAAAGAAGCACCCGGGAGAGTGTGGACACCGATGCCTACGACCTGATCATGAAGGATAAGGAGCGGCTGCTCTCTTTCAGTGAACCGGTACGCTTTATCTTTTCTCACTCTGCGTTGCGCGAAGGATGGGACAATCCGAACGTGTTCCAGATCTGCACGCTGAAACAGAGCGATGCGGAAACCCGCAAACGGCAGGAAGTGGGACGGGGACTCCGCCTGTGTGTGAACCAGGAGGGGGAGCGCATGGATACCAATTTTCTGGGAAGCGAGGTGCATCACATCAACCAGCTGACGGTGATCGCGAGCGAGAGCTACGACCGGTTTGCGAAAGCACTACAGACCGAGATTGCCGAGGTGATTGCCGACCGGCCACAGAAAGTTTCTCCCGCGTTGTTCAAGGATAAGGTGCTCTCAGATAAACAGGGTAATCCCTATCCGGTAAGCGAGGAGGCGGCCCTGGTACTCTACGAGAGCCTGGCGGGCTATGGTTATGTGAAGGCGGGGACCCTGACCGATAAGTACTACGAGGACAAGGAGAACGGCAGCTTCCAACTGCCGGAGGAGGTGGAAGCCAGCAAGGAGTCGGTGATGCATATCCTCGATTCGGTCTACAACCCGAAGATGCTTGCTCCCGAGAATGCACGGGACAACAACGTGGAACTCCGTTTCGATGAACAGAAGTTCAACCGGGAGGAGTTTAAAAAACTGTGGGCGAACATCAACACGAAGACGGCCTATGTGGTGGACTTCGAGACGGAGGAGTTGGTACGCAAAGCGATTCAGCGACTGAACAACCATTTACACGTGTCGAGGATCTTTTTCACCGTCACCTCGGGAGCTTTGGAAAAGATTGAGTCAAAAGAATCGTTAGAAGTAGGAGAGGGCTTCAAGCAGCAATCGTCGAAACACATCGATGTGCACTCTGCAGTGAACGGCAACGTGAAGTATGACCTGGTGGGCAAGGTGGTGGCTGAAACGGGACTGACCCGCAATACGGTGGTAAAAATCCTGACCGGCATCGAGAAACCGGTGTTCGACCAGTTCGTGCTCAATCCCGAGGAGTTTATTCTCAAATGCTCCAACTTGATCAATGAGGAGAAAGCTACGGTGATCATTCAACATATTGCTTACAACAAGCTGAACGACAGTTTTGGCACAGAGATCTTCACGGAACCAACCCTGAAAGGCAAGCTCGGGGTGAACGCAATAGCGGCAAATAAACACTTGTACGATTACGTGATCTTCGACTCTCCCTCTGTGGAAAAACCATTTGCCGAACAACTGGATATTAGCAGTGAGGTGAGCGTTTATGTAAAGCTTCCCAAGGGATTTTATATCAGTACTCCGGTGGGGAAATACAATCCCGACTGGGCCATCGCATTCAATGAAGGAGCGGTGAAGCATGTCTATTTCGTGGCAGAGACCAAAGGCGATATCTCCACCATGGAGCTCAGGGAAGTGGAGTCAGCAAAAATATCCTGCGCCCGGAAACACTTTCAGGCGATCAGCAGTGATAAGGTGAAATTCGACGTGGTGGAAAACTACAAGCAGTTGATGAGTTTGGTGAAATGA
- a CDS encoding DNA methyltransferase yields the protein MNTHASLEAKEIFGTTTFFSNPKPISLIDRLLRFSSQKDDIILDFFSGSATTAHAVMQLNAEDGGNRKFIMVQLPEETDPKSEAYKAGYKNICEIGKERIRRAGKKIEEELKAKSTKGDLFEGDKEVKMVDTGFRVLKVDSTNMKDVYYSPSQYNQQMLLDLESNIKDDRTDIDLLYGVLLDWGVPLSLPHITEKIGGKDVHFVNDTDLVACFEEHVPEEVIREIARRKPLRVVFRDSSFRNSPDKINVTEIFKTLSPETTIKVI from the coding sequence TTGAATACCCATGCTTCGTTAGAAGCAAAAGAAATTTTTGGAACAACTACTTTTTTCTCTAACCCCAAACCAATAAGCTTAATTGATAGATTATTAAGGTTTTCTTCACAAAAAGATGACATTATTCTCGATTTCTTCTCCGGTTCGGCAACAACCGCCCACGCGGTAATGCAACTCAATGCGGAAGATGGGGGTAACCGTAAGTTCATCATGGTGCAGCTGCCAGAAGAGACCGATCCCAAATCAGAGGCTTACAAGGCGGGGTACAAGAACATCTGCGAGATCGGGAAAGAGCGTATCCGCAGGGCAGGAAAGAAAATTGAAGAAGAACTTAAGGCAAAATCAACCAAAGGTGATTTATTTGAAGGTGATAAAGAAGTAAAAATGGTTGACACCGGTTTCCGGGTACTGAAAGTGGACAGCACTAATATGAAGGATGTCTATTACAGTCCATCGCAATACAACCAGCAGATGCTTCTGGACCTGGAAAGCAACATCAAGGATGACCGCACCGATATTGACTTGCTGTATGGAGTACTGCTCGACTGGGGTGTGCCGCTCTCATTGCCCCACATCACCGAAAAGATTGGTGGGAAGGATGTGCACTTTGTGAATGATACCGATCTGGTGGCCTGCTTTGAAGAGCATGTGCCGGAAGAGGTGATCCGGGAGATTGCCAGACGGAAACCGTTGCGGGTGGTGTTCCGCGACAGCTCGTTCCGTAACAGTCCGGACAAGATCAACGTGACTGAGATATTCAAGACACTTTCTCCTGAAACAACCATTAAGGTGATTTAA
- a CDS encoding DUF1998 domain-containing protein yields MESKYEYEFENIKLEVESTANDSLVVKSTDFFYVCPKCGYSIASDEASKLSEYEDYRPGVARIEKNNKSHNNPFGKGKCSNTSLIRYSLHHEFKTDVAKISFECDTSDYSTMLSVMHALLNSFAHEFSIERRDIKACLTYKKTNGKMEHKIIIYDAVPGGAGHSRRLVTEDGEILKAVIKRAINLLDTCKCSPSCYRCLRSYENQKIHEILDREHALKFLKQFV; encoded by the coding sequence ATGGAAAGTAAATATGAATATGAATTTGAAAATATCAAATTAGAGGTTGAATCCACTGCGAACGATTCTCTCGTGGTTAAGTCTACTGACTTTTTTTACGTATGCCCAAAATGTGGATATTCAATCGCAAGCGACGAAGCAAGTAAATTATCAGAATATGAAGACTACAGACCAGGTGTTGCTCGAATAGAAAAGAATAATAAGAGTCATAATAATCCTTTTGGAAAAGGCAAATGTAGTAATACTTCACTCATAAGATATAGCTTGCATCATGAATTTAAAACAGATGTGGCAAAAATATCCTTTGAATGTGATACTTCAGACTATTCAACAATGTTGTCGGTAATGCATGCTCTACTTAATTCTTTTGCGCATGAGTTCAGCATTGAAAGACGAGATATTAAGGCATGCTTAACTTATAAGAAAACAAATGGGAAAATGGAACATAAGATTATAATATACGATGCTGTTCCGGGTGGTGCAGGACATTCAAGACGTCTTGTAACAGAAGATGGAGAAATATTAAAAGCAGTAATAAAGAGAGCAATAAATTTACTGGATACTTGTAAATGTTCTCCTTCCTGCTATCGTTGTTTACGTAGCTATGAAAACCAAAAAATACATGAAATTCTTGACAGAGAACATGCACTGAAGTTTTTAAAACAATTCGTATAG
- a CDS encoding IS110 family RNA-guided transposase codes for MNRGQSNKLDFKGQNIYVGIDAHLKSWSVAVLSQHSVLKKFRQDPSPESLHKFLTTHYPGADYHSVYEAGFCGFWIHENLTGLGINNIVVNPADVPTMSKEKLRKTDAVDCGKLARELRSGTLKGIYVPDVATLEMRSLIRLRNRIVKDTTREKNRIKSFLRFHGIDIPEEFTRHSVGNWSKRFLAWLREVSLSTEYGRQALNIHIEQFVRLRGMLLEQTRILRALSRSEVLKEPIRLLASVPGIGITTAMSLAVEIDDIHRFSSADALASYIGLIPMCHSSGESQGDGNITVRKHAMLRCYIIEAAWIAIRKDPAMTLAYEGYRKRMNAQKAIVKVARKLVNRIFFVLKHGQEYVPCVVN; via the coding sequence ATGAACAGAGGACAAAGTAACAAATTAGATTTCAAAGGGCAAAATATTTACGTAGGAATCGACGCCCATTTGAAAAGTTGGTCGGTGGCAGTGTTATCCCAACATTCTGTTCTGAAGAAGTTCAGGCAGGATCCGAGTCCGGAATCGCTGCACAAGTTTTTGACAACCCATTATCCGGGAGCGGATTATCATTCGGTTTACGAAGCGGGATTCTGCGGGTTCTGGATACACGAGAATCTGACAGGATTAGGGATCAACAACATCGTTGTCAATCCGGCTGATGTGCCGACCATGAGCAAGGAGAAATTACGCAAGACCGACGCGGTTGATTGCGGGAAACTGGCCAGGGAATTACGGTCGGGAACATTAAAAGGCATTTACGTGCCGGATGTCGCCACCCTGGAAATGCGTTCTTTGATAAGGTTGAGAAACAGGATCGTAAAAGACACCACGAGGGAAAAGAACCGGATAAAGTCGTTCCTGCGATTTCACGGGATAGACATCCCGGAAGAATTTACACGTCATTCGGTGGGGAACTGGTCAAAGCGGTTTTTGGCATGGCTGCGCGAAGTGTCGCTTTCCACCGAATATGGGCGGCAGGCACTGAACATACACATAGAGCAGTTTGTACGCCTGCGCGGCATGCTTCTCGAACAAACGCGGATATTGCGCGCATTATCCCGCAGTGAAGTACTCAAGGAGCCGATACGCCTGCTTGCATCGGTTCCGGGAATAGGGATAACCACCGCCATGTCGTTGGCGGTCGAGATAGACGATATCCACCGGTTTTCCAGCGCCGACGCACTGGCTTCCTACATCGGACTGATTCCCATGTGCCACTCCAGCGGGGAAAGTCAGGGCGACGGCAACATCACGGTTCGCAAGCACGCGATGTTGCGCTGTTACATAATCGAGGCTGCATGGATAGCCATAAGGAAAGATCCGGCAATGACATTGGCCTATGAGGGATACCGTAAACGGATGAATGCCCAGAAGGCCATAGTCAAGGTAGCCCGTAAACTGGTGAACAGGATATTTTTCGTGCTCAAACATGGACAGGAATATGTGCCGTGCGTTGTCAATTAA